The Catellicoccus marimammalium M35/04/3 genomic interval CATGGCGAGCAGTGGTTAAATACTCTTGGTTAAAACGAGTCATTTCTTGTAACATAGAAGCTGGATTTTCTACGTTAAAACGAGATTTATTGAACACCTCATTGGCATTGTCTAAAGCTTTTAAATCGTCTTGATATTGATAGTTTAAAGATAATTGGATACGACCAATTTCATAAAGAGCTTTGTATAAGTCTTTTAATTCCTCAATTTGTTTTTTATCTACATCCACACTAAATTCATAGTCATTCATGTGCCATTTTAGTTCTACGTCTAAATCTACGGTTCCTGCTGTTTCTAATGTGACATGAGAGATAGGGTAATGACAATATTCAAAACGATGAATGGTACGTTTATTACTAATCGCACTATCTCCATCTACATGTAATAATCCATAGTTGGTAAAGACATACTCATCTGTTTTTGACTGAATGACAAAATAGATATGTTCATCATCTTCATGAAAGATATAATCATCGCCAGCAACTTTATCAAAATCTTCGGGTGCGATAATTTTCCCAATATCAGATAATCCTAAAGTATCTGATGCTACTTTTGTAAAAATATTTCCCATAATTTTCTCCTTTTTATTTGTGATTTATTTCTATTATAAAGGATACCACCAAAAAAAACTCCTAAAAGGATAATCCTTTAGGAGTTTCATTTTATTTACGTCCTAATCCAAGAGCGTTTTTCATGCGACGTAAAGTTTTATTTGCTTTTTTATTTGCTTCAATAGCACCAACAGTTAAAATCTCTTGTAATTCTTCACTTTCACGTAGTTGGTGGAAACGTTCATGAATTGGAGTAATCCAATCGACAATGGCTTCTGCTAAATCATTTTTGAACGTACCATATCCTGACTCTTCATAAGTTGCGACTAACGTTTCAATTGAAATTCCTGTGACAGAAGAGAAAATCGTTAATAGGTTCGCAACCGCAGGGCGATTTTCTGGATCATAAGCAATCGTTGCTTCACTATCTGTAACCGCAGAACGAATTTTTTTACGA includes:
- a CDS encoding PH domain-containing protein yields the protein MGNIFTKVASDTLGLSDIGKIIAPEDFDKVAGDDYIFHEDDEHIYFVIQSKTDEYVFTNYGLLHVDGDSAISNKRTIHRFEYCHYPISHVTLETAGTVDLDVELKWHMNDYEFSVDVDKKQIEELKDLYKALYEIGRIQLSLNYQYQDDLKALDNANEVFNKSRFNVENPASMLQEMTRFNQEYLTTARHALHRRDFGNVFEKYINN